TTTTTTCTCATGGGCGCCTGCCTTTCGGGTGTGCTGTACATGCGCAGACAATTTTCTGTGCCTGCGTTGACCCCGCTTGTGTATAACGCCTGCATCATTCTGGGCGGCTGGCTGATGATAGATTCCGGTATGGAAGGCTTTTGCTGGGGCGTGCTGGGCGGTGCGGTGGTGGGCAGCTTTCTGCTGCCGCTTCTTGCTGTATACTCCGGTGGCGGTATGCGGCTGTTTCCCTGCTTCCGGCATTCGGGCGTGCGCCGCTTCATGCTGCTGGCCCTGCCCCTGATGATAGGGCAGTCCATCGTGGTGCTGGATGAGCAGTTTGTCCGCATTTTCGGGTCATTGACCGGCGACGGGGCAGTGAGCCTGCTCAATTACGCACGACGCATCATGCAGGTGCCGGTGGGCGTTGTGGCGCAGGCGGCCGGTGTTGCCTCTTACCCGTTTCTTGCGGCCCTTGTGGCCAAGCGGGAGACGGAACAGTTCAACACCACGCTCAATTCGGCGCTGCGCAATACCATGCTGATCATCGTGCCGTTGTCCGCATGGATGATAGCCGCTTCGGAACCGACTCTTCGTCTCATTTTCCAGCAGGGCGGTTTTGGTGCGGAGCAGACGCTCGGCGCGACGCCGTTGTTGCAGATTATGCTGGCTGCCGTGGCCTTCTGGGGCATTCAGCAGATTGTGGGGCGTGCCTTCTACGCCCATAAGGATACGGTAACGCCTGCCGTGGTCGGCACCGTGGCAACCGTGTTGGCTCTGCCTGCCTATTGGTGGTTTGCAAAGGTGCTGGGCGCATTCGGCGTGGCCCTTGCGGGAACCTGCTCTGTAGTGCTGTATACGCTGATGCTGTCATCCGTGTGGCGGCGGCGTTTTGGTGGCGATGCCTTTGCGGGGGTATCCGCCGCGCTTTTCAAAGCGGTGGTGCTGAGCCTGCCTGCCGCTGCTGCTGCATGGTGGGGAGTGGGGCGTGTGGCCTTGCTGTTCCCTGAATCGCCCTTGTTCGGAGCATTCATGGCGCTCGGTGTGAGCGGTCTGCTTTTCTGCCTTGTGTATGCTGTGGTGGTGCGTATTCTGGCTCCGGACATGCTTGCACCGGTAACAGCCGTAGTGCGGAGAAAGCTCCGCCGGTAGAGTGCCGGAATGGTCAGGCTGCTGACAAAGTCATTTTTTAGTTTTTTCGCCTCCGGCGGGCAGGAACCTGACGTTCCTGCACCTCGTATACGTGATGAAAGTCCGTTTTTGGACCTCAGTTCCGGCTTAACAGGAGTATGGGGTTACTGAAAACGAAGGTTTGTCATTAACCTGAAACGCCTCCCGCAAGGGAGGCGTTTTAATGTTATGGCAAGTTCCGTATTTCGAAAACAGACTTCATTAAATCGAAGCTGAAGCGATAAAACGGAAATATATCGCTTATACAGGGCGCAGGCCTTCAGTCGTTAGCAGAGTCTTCGAGGCTTGCGAATGATGAGAGCAAAACGGGATTGTCCCCCTGCCCATCTCCGATCTCTTTATCCGTAAGGCTCGCAAGGGTCGCCAACGGCTCAATGTCCGGAGGCGAATAAAACTCAAAATGATTTAACGTGAGCTACTGCTCCAGTCCACCTGTCTCGGGACCGTCGAACATGGGGCCTGTTCCGGTTGCATCCCATTCCGCTTCAAGCGCGGTAAGCTTTTCATCAAGCCAGTCGTACATGGCCCGGGCGGTGTTGTAATTCATGACAATACGGGAGTGGATGTCGCGGATGACAACCTTCTGTTCGCTTTCCACGGGAATCATTTCGTGTCCGATGCTGCCATCGGGTGCGATTATGCGTTCTGAAACCGTGGGCAGTTTGTCGCTCTCGGTATAGAAATTCAATTCTATTTCGCCATGGGGATTCACGCCGCCCCATACGCCGTGGGCGTATTTCAGTTTGGCCTCTTTTTCCATTTCGTATTCGTATCGAATTCGTGCGGGGAGTTTGTATCCCTTGCCCATGTAGTCTCCTTTCGGTGTGATTGCGGCAGATGGCCGCGAAAGCAGGCGGCACCCGGTTTTGTAGGTCAGGACGTCGAATCCAGCAAACGGCCGGATGTTCTTTCCGGAGCGACCAGCGGGGTCTGCTGTGCGAGCGGTCCGGCGGCAGGGAGTTGCCCGGCCCGTGAACGGGCCACGAATCCCGCATCCCATCGTGCCTCTGCGTCCGCAACCATGTCGCCTATGATGATAGCCGTGTCGTCCTGCAAAGAGGTGTAAGGGCGGTGGCTAAACGGCAGGCGTTTGGCTCCTTCCAGTCCCATAAGGAGGAGGGAGCGCACTATCAGGTCTTCCGACTGCCTGATCTTTTCAGGTATGACGGGCGGGAGAGGCATCGTGAGAGCTTGTCCTGTTTGTTGTCGGCGAGAGCTTCCGGCCTTCGGTATGAGGGGCGGAAGCGTGGTCCGGAGTTTTGTGACCGGACGCCATGCTCATCATATGATAGGGCAGGCAGAGCCTTAAGTAAAGAGCGTGCTCATGCAGGGGCCGCAAGCGGCGCAGGGCGCGGGCGGAGCCATGCTTGTGGCTTGACGTACGGGCGGGAATGCCGCAAAGTCTCCGCGACTTCAACCATAAACGAAAGCCGGGGATTACATATGGCCGATTATACCAGTGAAGCAATGGAAGTACGACCGTATCTGGATATGGAACTGCTCATGAGCGTGAGTCAGGAATCTCGCGTTGATGGCAAGACCATGGATCTCATGTGCCAGCTTTGGGAAAAGTGGGCTCCGCACCTCAGTGCGCGCAAGCTTAAAGTAGGCAAGATTCAGTATCTGGCCGTATGGCTGGGCGATGAGGTGGAAGCGGATGTGGACAACATCTGGGACGAATCCCCCTCAAGCGCCTATCTTGCAGGAAGCCTTGCCCAGGTTATGGTGATGTGCGCCCTGAACCAGCTCATTCCCGAGGTGCAGGACGCCGGCTGTGCACCTGCCCCCAAGCCTACCGATGCACTGGTAGACGCCATGGAAGAGGAAGGCTGCCCCTACAACGAGCAGGGAACCATGCTTTCCCGCAAGTTTGCCATTATCACGCATTACCCCTTCAAGGGCGCATGCGAAATTTGCTACCTGCAGAAGGACTGTCCCAAGGCCTCCGGCTCGCAGGATTCCGGTTCCATCGTGCTGCCCGGTTACGAACGGGGTACCGACTA
This region of Desulfovibrio subterraneus genomic DNA includes:
- the murJ gene encoding murein biosynthesis integral membrane protein MurJ; the encoded protein is MGILTGRHRMGTAALIMAGSVFLSRFMGLIRDKFISYYHGATVESDIYFTSFVIPDFLNYLLAGGYFSITLIPLLAEYFELDEQEGWRFLSAVLCWVAVVASLLTGVAWIAAPWLAKVAAPGFDAHSLGRLAHFLRIILPAQVFFLMGACLSGVLYMRRQFSVPALTPLVYNACIILGGWLMIDSGMEGFCWGVLGGAVVGSFLLPLLAVYSGGGMRLFPCFRHSGVRRFMLLALPLMIGQSIVVLDEQFVRIFGSLTGDGAVSLLNYARRIMQVPVGVVAQAAGVASYPFLAALVAKRETEQFNTTLNSALRNTMLIIVPLSAWMIAASEPTLRLIFQQGGFGAEQTLGATPLLQIMLAAVAFWGIQQIVGRAFYAHKDTVTPAVVGTVATVLALPAYWWFAKVLGAFGVALAGTCSVVLYTLMLSSVWRRRFGGDAFAGVSAALFKAVVLSLPAAAAAWWGVGRVALLFPESPLFGAFMALGVSGLLFCLVYAVVVRILAPDMLAPVTAVVRRKLRR